In Erinaceus europaeus chromosome 10, mEriEur2.1, whole genome shotgun sequence, one DNA window encodes the following:
- the SPMIP6 gene encoding sperm microtubule inner protein 6 isoform X4, which produces METVVRGMPLECPPKPEQLNSYERSVVANMLNTLTRYQTLPQITPRCGCVDALPRRLPFQGYQSACSGRHYCLRGMDYYLTGEPCTQRSLRPLCSQLPTVRSVPPCEHRPGMQCAVITPPPSYCPCPNLRWDTSHFKKTGGPQRNNYVVHPEFVSESYPKYYF; this is translated from the exons ATGGAGACAGTAGTTCGAGGAATGCCCTTGGAGTGTCCTCCTAAACCCGAGCAACTCAACTCTTACG AGCGCAGTGTGGTGGCCAACATGCTGAACACGCTGACACGGTACCAGACGCTGCCGCAGATCACACCCCGGTGCGGGTGCGTGGACGCGCTGCCGCGCCGCCTGCCCTTCCAGGGTTACCAGAGCGCCTGCTCGGGCCGCCACTACTGCCTGCGCGGGATGGACTACTACCTCACCGGGGAGCCTTGCACCCAACGCAGCCTGCGCCCTCTGTGCTCCCAGCTGCCGACTGTAAG GAGTGTACCCCCCTGCGAGCACCGGCCCGGAATGCAGTGTGCTGTTATAACTCCCCCACCATCCTACTGCCCGTGTCCGAACCTTAG GTGGGACACAAGTCATTTCAAGAAGACCGGTGGTCCCCAAAGAAACAACTATGTTGTCCACCCTGAGTTTGTATCTGAGAGCTATCCAAAGTACTACTTTTAA